A DNA window from Centropristis striata isolate RG_2023a ecotype Rhode Island chromosome 10, C.striata_1.0, whole genome shotgun sequence contains the following coding sequences:
- the LOC131979252 gene encoding uncharacterized protein LOC131979252 → MVAELHYPSIRDPSLSDPTIPDPSISDPSISDPSISDLSIWDPSLSDPSIRNPSIPDPSIRDPSISDPSLSDPTIPDPSISDPSIRDPSISDPSLSDPSISDPSIRDPSIQDPSIPHLSIPDPSISDPSIRDPSIPHLSIPDQSIRDPSIPDPSITDPSIPDPSIQDPSVQDPSVQDPYLPDPHVPDPYVPDPSVPDPSVQDPYIQNPYIPDPYISDPSIPDPSIRDPSIPDPSIPDPSIPDPSIQDPSIPYPFIWDPSLRDPSMRDPSMRTRTYRTRTYPTRTYPTHTYPTRPYGTRPYGTRPCGTLPCGTLPCGTLPVQTVPDPSIQDLYIQEPYIPDPHIPDPYIPNPSIPDPSIPDPSIRDPSIPDPSIQDPSRPDPYIPDPSIPDPSLQDPSAPTHT, encoded by the exons ATGGTagcagaacttcact ACCCGTCCATACGGGACCCGTCCTTATCCGACCCGACCATACCTGACCCGTCCATATCCGACCCGTCCATATCCGACCCGTCCATATCCGACCTGTCCATATGGGACCCATCCTTATCCGACCCGTCCATACGGAACCCATCCATACCCGACCCGTCCATACGGGACCCGTCCATATCCGACCCGTCCTTATCCGACCCGACCATACCTGACCCGTCCATATCCGACCCGTCCATACGGGACCCGTCCATATCCGACCCGTCCTTATCCGACCCCTCCATATCCGACCCGTCCATACGGGACCCGTCCATACAGGACCCGTCCATACCCCACCTGTCCATACCAGACCCATCCATATCCGACCCGTCCATACGGGACCCGTCCATACCCCACCTGTCCATACCCGACCAGTCCATACGGGACCCGTCCATACCCGACCCGTCCATAACCGACCCGTCCATACCCGACCCGTCCATACAGGACCCGTCCGTACAGGACCCGTCCGTACAGGACCCATACCTACCTGACCCGCACGTACCCGACCCATACGTACCCGACCCGTCCGTACCCGACCCGTCCGTACAGGACCCGTACATACAGAACCCGTACATACCCGACCCATACATATCCGACCCGTCCATACCCGACCCATCCATACGGGACCCGTCCATACCCGATCCGTCCATACCCGACCCGTCCATACCCGACCCGTCCATACAGGACCCGTCCATACCCTACCCGTTCATATGGGACCCGTCCTTACGGGACCCGTCCATGCGGGACCCTTCCATGCG TACCCGTACATACAGGACCCGTACATACCCAACCCGCACATACCCGACCCATACATACCCTACCCGTCCATACGGGACCCGTCCTTACGGGACCCGTCCATGCGGGACCCTTCCATGCGGGACCCTTCCATGCGGTACCCTACCCGTCCAAACCGTACCCGACCCGTCCATACAGGACCTGTACATACAGGAACCGTACATACCCGACCCGCACATACCCGACCCATACATACCCAACCCGTCCATACCCGACCCGTCCATACCCGACCCATCCATACGGGACCCGTCCATACCCGACCCGTCCATACAGGACCCGTCCAGACCCGACCCGTACATACCCGACCCGTCCATACCTGATCCGTCCTTACAGGACCCGTCCGCACCCACCCATACCTGA